A region from the Prochlorococcus sp. MIT 0603 genome encodes:
- a CDS encoding HEAT repeat domain-containing protein, whose product MSDKEEIPSIDNIFVDFVHPNPNINQQAFSNMKKFWPEESIAILTKNLDSKNVVLRRKSVKALASFGKAIVKEIIQLYFLSKENIQRISCLKILTIVASSNSLDDLREEIKSLIEIAIKDDSVESILITVSLLRQLGNQSLPCLKSLCRDNNVLRAKAAITALSEITALSEITDPSIKDFLVMIADDISLDSIVRESALDVLNK is encoded by the coding sequence ATGTCAGATAAGGAGGAAATACCTTCCATAGATAATATTTTTGTTGATTTTGTTCACCCAAATCCCAATATTAATCAACAAGCATTTTCAAATATGAAGAAATTTTGGCCAGAAGAGTCTATAGCCATATTGACAAAAAATTTAGATAGTAAAAATGTTGTGCTTAGGAGGAAATCTGTTAAGGCACTTGCTTCTTTTGGGAAAGCAATTGTAAAAGAGATTATTCAATTATATTTTCTTAGCAAAGAGAATATTCAAAGAATTAGTTGCTTAAAAATCCTAACAATAGTTGCATCTTCAAATTCTCTTGATGATTTAAGAGAAGAAATCAAAAGCTTAATTGAAATTGCTATAAAGGACGATTCAGTTGAATCTATATTAATAACAGTTTCTTTGCTCAGGCAGCTTGGAAATCAATCTCTGCCATGCTTGAAATCATTATGTAGGGATAATAATGTATTAAGAGCAAAAGCTGCAATAACTGCATTATCTGAGATAACTGCATTATCTGAGATAACTGATCCTAGTATTAAGGATTTCCTTGTTATGATTGCAGATGATATATCTTTGGATTCAATTGTTAGAGAAAGTGCTTTGGATGTTCTAAATAAATGA